In bacterium, the genomic window AATATTTTCCATGCCTCTTTTTCAATCTCAGAGGTAATATGCACTATCTGAATCAACCCTGCACTTTTAGAAATCTCTATTCCCTCTCCAAATTCAACTGCTATTTTATGAATTGCATTATTTCTTATCAATGTATAGGTTTCACATAGGATAAAGTTAGTAGTGACATACCTATACCCTTCTTCTATCAAATCTTTGTCTATTTGTGCGGCTATTTTGTGAAAGGTATCTTTCTTATTGGTTAAAGCACACCATGCCCAGGTATCTACAAGAATCCTTTTCATTATGATTTCACTCCATACAAATACTTGTTATGGTTTTCTGCTAAATCCTCTGGCCCTTCAAAAAAACCTTCTCTTAATCTACACATAAAACTTTTTGCCTGCTTAAGGTTCTGATTGTGCTGAAGCCAATCTAAAATGATGGTAGATGTCCATTCTGCCACAGTTTTTTTTCATCTTCAGCCATTTTCCTTAAAATTCTGAATTCCTTTTTAGGAATTGAAACCTGTAAAGCCACTCTTTCCATCTTTATCACCTCCTAAAACTTTTTTGATACTCTCTATCAACCATGGCAATACTTTTGTCGATATAGACTACCTCGTTATAGCTTCCAGCGACAACATAAACAGTATCCCCAGGATTTACTGTATTTACAGCAGACTGAATGGTTGAATATTGCGAAGGCACATACAAATCCGCTGCATTTGCCTCATAGCCCCAAATTAGCCCCAATACTACTAACGCTAAAATTTTTTTCATTTTATCAACACATCCTATTTAATTTTAATATAGACTAAAGACCAAATAAAGTACCACAAGCATCCTGCTTGTCCTCTTCATTTCTTAACATAGTGCTTTGTCGCTACTCGATTGTTGTCCCCCGCTGGCGGGGGATTAAGAGGGTGGAATATGAAATCTGAAATAGAAGAATCCACCCCCCTACCCCCGCCAGCCGGGGACAACGGCCAATCAACCACTTGAATGGCGACAGAGCAATAGTGTTCCGCTGTGGTTTTAGTGCCTTAGTGGTTTTTTTATTGTCTCGCTAACCTTACCACCTTATTTATCTCTTCCTTTGAAAGTCCGGTTATCTTAGCAATCACATCAATATTAAATCCCTCTGAATACATAGCTTTAGCAGCCTCTACTGCTTTCCTATATTCACCTTGCTGTAATCCTTGTTGCATTCCTTGTTCTATCAATTTCATAGCAGTAGTCATTGTTGCTTCACCCCCTTTCTTGGAAGAGCTCTCTCAACAATTCAGAACTTAGATTTAACCGAAGTTTGCGTCTAAATATTTTACTAT contains:
- a CDS encoding PIN domain-containing protein, with the translated sequence MKRILVDTWAWCALTNKKDTFHKIAAQIDKDLIEEGYRYVTTNFILCETYTLIRNNAIHKIAVEFGEGIEISKSAGLIQIVHITSEIEKEAWKIFKKYEDKTFSFADCPTFAVMKWQRLTEAFTNDSHFVQFGFAKRPE